A window of Malania oleifera isolate guangnan ecotype guangnan chromosome 2, ASM2987363v1, whole genome shotgun sequence genomic DNA:
AGAGACGAGAAATGAAGTGGGAAGggaaaaaagggaagaaaagtGGGGTTACTTTGTTTCTTCTTCAAAAGGGATAGAAATGGGGAGAAACTACTTTAAGAAGACAACACAATTTTAGACAATTTTATAAGGTTTATGGGTTGGGAGTGTCTTTGTTTTGTTTCTGAAATATGAAACCTCAAATCAACCCAGAACGAGGGCAATAGCATACATTTGAAATTCAAGAATACTTCATAATTCATGTTTCTGGTGGAAAAAAGAAAGGCCTATAAATCGGTGGATTTGAGTCTCAGTTTTTTAAGCGAAGTGGGTTTATAAATGTTTGTGCTTCATTATTTTAgggaaaattatgaaaattaaaaaccaaaaacagTTGTTTGCTTAATATTtacaaaactaaaacaaattaaaaacttgattgaacAAATACTCATTTCTGTCCTTGaaacaaataacaattaaaaaagtatgattaaaataataaaagcacaaaataatataaataaataaatattaaaataaaaataaaaaatattacatttattttacttaattattatatttttcagaTTCATTTTATAAGAACAATTTCATTGTACATACCAACTGGAaaacagtaaaaatatttttaaaatggctttcattattttaaaattttttttggaattttgaaaacacttttacttttttgatattttaaattcatatgataatttgatttaattttaattaaaatttatgtatcAAATGAAAAATTAACCTACAAAAGTTAATTCTGGATGCTGAAGTATTCTGTCAACAAGtagccaaaacaactgaaaaatcataaaatctggtttttcatttttttttaaaaagttgaaAACCAACAAAAGCAGAAAACTGGCAACTTAAACAAACACATTTTCATAATCTGTTTGTCTTCAACATTAGAAACGCTAACATAAACCAGAAATGAAACCAAACATATGATTAGGCAACAGATTCAAGTGGAAGAAGAGACTTGGGAGTAATCTATTATGAGTGAAAAATATAAACAATCTTAGAGGCAAATTTTTGGATTTGTAAGGAAAAGATCTCAAGTTTCTGTTCCTGCTAATAGTAGAAGAGATTGGGGATGCCCTGAAAAAAATGATTGGATGTTTATAATTCAAATGTTGAAAAGAAATAGAAGGGTGTCACTGAGCCAAAAGTTGTTGAAAGAGTTCCGTAAACAATAATGACAGGGCATTAGTAAAAGAAATTTCCTTTATAAGCAATTCCTTTTGTTGAAttgttcctcttttttttttacattttttagaGGACTTATACCGCTggttttattctcatttttctctcttGATAAATTCTTTCTCCAATCAAAAATTAGATATAAATGGCATGTGGACcactacaagttaaaacaatTCAGTCGGCAGTAAACAGCAACAACCTTCTTTGTTTGCTTGCTTGATAAAACAAAATAGAATCTATCAAGAAATATCTACTGGAGACGTACGATCATTCAAAAGCCGAAAAGCTTCACTGCTGCAACACCCATCTAAGGCTATTAACTCAGAACGAGGATTATCATTCATAAGATTGCTGCTGCCTGCATCCTTGTCATCTACAGCAGGAACATTTCTTAAGGCCGAAAGTTGACTCTTCTCTTCTTCATTCCCATAAATGTTGTTTGTTCGCTCAAATCGTTCTGCAGAATAGTAAACAAATTCAGaggatataaatttttttttagcatACATTGTGGAATGTTTTGCACAAGAATGCAACATCACAAGTTCTCTTTCCTCAAATCATTAACCCTATAATTATTAAAACAAACAGATATGTGCCAGTAAGTCTGCAAGAAGGACTGCTATTCTTCTACTTCGTCCACCTTGTGTTCTCAATGACTGCTCAACTTTTTGATATAGGGACATCAACTTTGCTTATTTGgcattctgaaaataaataaagtccATCCTTTAATCACCAGGATTATAAGATCAGTTTTATTTTCAGTCAAGATATTCATAGGCAGCAACATGAAACAGATTGTGCAATAGTTGATTTCCCACCAATTTGCAAATAAACAAAATTGAGGCAAGAAGATCAAAACAAAGGGACAGAACATATTTGGTGACACAGCCTGGTAACACATTCAATTAATTAAGTAAAAATGCGAGAGagaaatggggggggggggggagaataatgaacaaagattaaatttaaatttgcatTGATATAGGAAATTATAGTGCTAACTGCCAAGGGCCCAGACTGAGATTTTCTGTAAAAGACAGATTACTGCTTAAATACGATCATCAAAAGCAACTCTCATTATAATGTATAGAACATTGAGAAGTCGACATGCAATGCCTTTTTCATACAAGTACACGCTACTGGGCAGGAACAACGATTTTTTTTAGATAACATAAACTTCATtaaagcaaaaagaagaaaaaattaacagaaaaaaaaaagggggacaAGCCATCCTCTTTTgcaaaaacaaaagataaaaaacaAAGGGATTTACATCAATGCTGCCTTCCAACCCCTTTCAGATACCAGACAGCCAAATACCCTTAAAAATCCCAAAAGAGTGAGCCCATAAGGAAGCCAAAAACATAGCTTTCTCCCAAATCAATTGCATTGAAGTCTTTTAGTCTCTAAAAATCTTGGCATTCCTTTCAAGCCAAAGAGTCCACAATATAGCAAAAACAACACAAAACCAAAacctttttttttccctcttcctTCCAATGCCCCAAAACTGTACCAATATGAAATCATAAGCAGTCTTCGAAGCCCCCCAATCCTCACCACTGCGGGCAAACAAATTATTCCACAACCCTCTCGCCACCTCACAATGCAGAAATAAATGACAATTAGTCTCGCCCTCCCTTTCATACATCAAACAAACAGCAGGACTGAGCTTTATAAGCCTCCTTATCTGAAGCAAATCATTTGTATTTACCCTGTTGAGCCAAAGTCCAGATGAAAGCTCAAATCTGAAAGGGGAAAACAGCCTTCTACACTACTTTATCCAAGTAGAAAGGGCTAAGATTAATGGATTTAGTAAGATGAACAAAAACAGAAGACACTAAAGACAAAAACCCATTGAATCCCATGTCCAAAGCCTATTATCTGCCCCGCTATTAGGAATGAAAGAATTCAAAACACTCAACAGGCAAGCAAGCTCTTCTATCTCTCTCTTATTGAGACTCctgaaaaaaattctttttttttttattttttgataaacaaagaaatttatcagaagagagaaaaatgtacatcaggAAAAATGAAGAAcagggagaataagaaatcctccctttacatCACTAgcaataaattacaacaaaattcCACTATAAACAGAAAGCCAACTCTATGAAGCAAAGCCAACCGGTCCCGTGGCAggtcttccaaagaaacatgacGAAAAAAACTGTTAACCGACACCCACAGCAACGCAAGATAtaccactctactccaaagcaagtCATTAGCAGTAACCACCCCTTTGAAAATTCAAGCATTCCTCTCCAACCAGacacaccaaataatagccataacAATGCATCACCACAAGGCCTTCTTATCCTTTCCTTTCCCAAACCCCCAAATGTGATGGCACAAAAAGCCTTCAAGGTGGAGGGGCAAACCTAGTTTCCCCAAATATAACAAAAAGTTTATTCCAGATAGAAGTGAACGCTCTCCACTCCTCAAACAAAGGACACAAACATCCAATGACAAGGCCTTATTAGGCCTTCCCTTCTAAAGCAAATCATTAGTATCAATTCTTTCAACAATAGCAGTCCAAATAAAAGATTTTACTTTTTACGGAGCTTTAGCTTTCCAGGTCAAAGAATAAAAACCAAGTATCTAAACTCCAAACACTTTTATCACTCACCAACATGAAAAGAATCAAGCAAACTGGTTAAAAGAGCCAACTCATTAAGCTCTCTATCTTTCAAATTTCTTCCAAAATAGAAATCCAAGAGAGACTATCCCCtcacagaagaaaaaaaaaaaacaaaatcagTCGTATCATGAAGAATAGAGACCTAATCAAGGCCAGGAAAAGCAATTGACAAAGGCATCTCCCCAACCCATAGGTCCTCCCAAGAACGAATTCACTCCCCATTAACCACCATATATCAACTTTTGGaaagaaataatcataaatcTAAGACACAAACTTCCAAGGATTCACATGAGTAATATTAACCCCAactttagcatcccacccatGACAAATAGAATCAGGCTCTCAACAACTATAATGCCAAACATTGTGTGCAAGTGATGCAATGCTGCTCAACGACGCCCCACTTGGCCGACAACCCTCGCTACTTCCCTTCGTCATCTCCTTTCATCGACAACAATGGAGATTTACTTCTCGTGTTTCGACCTAGACAGGAGACCCCTTTCGACCTTGCCTTCCATCTTGCTCGAGCAACCCTCTTCTTGTGTTCCTACCATAAGCCCTTCTTTCTCCTAGCCAAACCTTCTTCTCTTCTCGGCAACCACACCTTCATAATCGTTCGTCACGCACTGGGTCGTATTCTCCAATTTTTCTCTCTGCTCTTTGGTGCTCGCAATCTTTCTCCATGTCGAAGTTGCCCTCTGTGACTAGTCCGCAAGCTTTCCTTTGTTCTTCTGGTGCTCACTCGCTTTCTCCTGTTCAAAGTTGTCCTATAGGTCAAGCTCTAGTTGACAAACTTTGTTTTTTGGTGACCACAAGCTTCTCTAGATCGAAATTGGCCTTTGGTTTTTTGCTAGAAAGTCTTTTTCTCTCATGGACCCTCCCTCAAAGGCTTGGCTCTGTTCGCTGACTACCTTGGCGAGATTTCGATGGATGGGAAGCGTACTGTGGTGGTTGAAAGGAAGTCCTTCAACCTAGTCATTGAAGGGAGAGGTTCTGATTTCCTTAGAATCATGGAATATCGCAAGGGAAGAAGGATTTCCATCTTCCTAGACTAGAAAGTTGCTTGAATCTTGGGAGGAACCATAAgctttggggaaaaaaaaaaacatctccCAAACAACTTCCTAGTTATGTGACGTTGAACAAGGAAAAAGGATAGAACACTCACTCTGCAACTAAACTCGAACAAATTTGGGAACTACCTTGCCCTTATGGAGATTTACAGTGATGGTTGAAGAACCTTGCATTTCCAAATGGGTATGAATCCAAGGGTGGATAAGGATCTCCTTCTCAGCAGCCGAGCTAGGCTGCCATCTTTTTCCTCCCACAAAGAAAGGTTCAATTTCTTCAATTGTTCAAAAGGTGGAGAAGAAGCCTACGGCCTCCCCAATTGATTTGAACCCTCTCCTTGGCAGATCAGCTCCCTTGTACCCCTGCCCTCAATGTGGAAAGGCTTCGAGTCTATTGTTAAGTGATGTCTTGACACCCAACTCACAAGTGGTGGGGAAGACAAGTATTCTCATGCAACCCTTCGAAAGTGTCGTGGGGCAAAAGAGCAATGCTGCAAATGGATATCTTGATTTCCCTAAGCAAGATAAAGGCAGGCCCAAAGATTTTGTCTCATTCAAGGATGTCAAAGCGGGCCTTAACTTGGGCATTAGAGCTACAAATACGAGGATTATTTCGGCCTTGCAATCTCTCTTGACTACTCAAAGTCCATACCCAACTCCTTTTCTCCCTTTAAGCTTCATGAGGTCCTTCTCAAGCTGCCAAAAACTTAGACCACTAATCCACTTTGGGAAGGTCACCCCCTTCAGGATCTCCCCTCACAAGCAGCTGAAACTAGAGGAGGTTGTTATGGGAGTAGGAACCCCCTATACCTCAAATTGATGCTGAAAGACTAGCCCTTATTCTAGCCCTAGCACTAGCTATGACACTTCGTGTGTCAATCCCAACTTTGAGGATTTGATTGATAGATCCAATTTCAATACTTCAAATGACTAAGACAGCACCCACTTCAAGAATCATGTACATGCTTGGgttcttcaaaaataaaaatcagtATGCAAAACCATAGGTGTGTCCTTCGAAATGTATGAGGATAGAGCCTTACAATTGTTTGAGGATAttgaaagaaagagaagagaggagatgGAAAGTAATCACATAAAACTATAGGGCAATTCAAAAAGTTGGATACCAATAGAGAATTTAAGCGCTTGGAATCGCAATGAACTATGGAAGAACAAGTGGATGCTCAGAAATGGTAGAGGCATGTAGTAGCCGAAGCCCTTGTGTTAAATCATGTCAAGGAAAATGATTCAAAGAGGAGTGTAATTAATTCCTTAAGAATTAGGGGGAAAATGTGGTGTGCTTGCAAGAAACTAAAGCGGAGACAGTAGAGTAGCTCTTGATCAATGACCTTTGGGGCCAAGATGCTTGTGATTGGATATCCCTTGGAGCAGTAGGCAACTCAGGGGGTATTGTTGTCTTGTGGAATCCTAGTGTTGTGGAATTGCCACGCCATCAACTCCTTCTCAGTCTCCTGTTTGTTCAAAAGCATGAATGATAACTTTTAGTGCATTTTTATAGGGGTTTACAGCCTAGGTGAAGGACCCTCTAGATCTTTGTTTTGGAATGAGCTCTTCGAGATTAGGAGTAGATGGGAAGCCCCTTGGATCATTGGAGGTAATTTTAATATGATTGTTTATCTACACAAAAGAAGTGGGGGGCA
This region includes:
- the LOC131148514 gene encoding uncharacterized protein LOC131148514 isoform X3, translating into MSLYQKVEQSLRTQERFERTNNIYGNEEEKSQLSALRNVPAVDDKDAGSSNLMNDNPRSELIALDGCCSSEAFRLLNDRWAATMKCYDDPSIDLTERPVICSGSGASAWGQFRLPHQLMSPTMSAGPSSGCQMDFLGELRRAMRNANSEA